A genomic stretch from Falco naumanni isolate bFalNau1 chromosome 4, bFalNau1.pat, whole genome shotgun sequence includes:
- the ACTR3B gene encoding actin-related protein 3B: MATYLPPCVIDGGTGYTKLGYAGNTEPQFIIPSCIAIRESAKVGDQAQRRVMKGVDDLDFFIGDEAIDKPTYATKWPIRHGIVEDWDLMERFMEQVIFKYLRAEPEDHYFLMTEPPLNTPENREYLAEIMFESFNIPGLYIAVQAVLALAASWTSRQVGERTLTGIVIDSGDGVTHVIPVAEGYVIGSCIKHIPIAGRDITYFIQQLLREREVGIPPEQSLETAKAIKEKYCYICPDIVKEFAKYDGDPRKWIKQYTGINAINKTKFVIDVGYERFLGPEIFFHPEFANPDFMESISDVVDEVIQNCPIDVRRPLYKNVVLSGGSTMFRDFGRRLQRDLKRVVDARLRLSEELSGGRIKPKPVEVQVITHHMQRYAVWFGGSMLASTPEFFQVCHTKKDYEEYGPSICRHNPVFGVMS; the protein is encoded by the exons ATGGCGACCTACCTGCCCCCCTGCGTGATAGACGGAGGCACCGG GTATACGAAACTTGGCTATGCAGGAAATACAGAACCTCAGTTCATTATCCCATCAT GTATTGCAATCCGAGAATCAGCCAAAGTAGGTGACCAGGCTCAGAGGAGGGTGATGAAAGGTGTTGATGATCTGGACTTCTTCATAGGAGATGAAGCCATAGATAAACCTACCTATGCTACAAAG TGGCCTATACGACACGGTATTGTTGAAGACTGGGACCTCATGGAGAGATTCATGGAGCAGGtcatttttaaatacctacGAGCTGAACCTGAGGATCACTATTTTTTAATG aCAGAGCCTCCGCTGAACACACCAGAAAACAGAGAGTATCTTGCAGAAATCATGTTCGAATCATTTAACATACCAGGACTTTACATTGCTGTTCAG GCAGTGTTGGCCTTAGCAGCCTCTTGGACGTCACGGCAGGTTGGAGAACGTACTTTAACTGGAATTGTCATTGATAGTGGTGATGGAGTGACCCACGTAATTCCTGTG GCAGAAGGCTACGTAATTGGAAGTTGCATCAAACATATTCCTATTGCAGGTAGAGATATTACTTACTTTATCCAACAGCTCCTGAGGGAAAGGGAGGTGGGAATTCCTCCTGAACAATCTCTGGAGACAGCAAAAGCCATAAAG GAGAAGTACTGTTACATTTGCCCTGACATAGTGAAAGAATTTGCCAAGTACGATGGAGATCCTCGGAAATGGATCAAACAGTATACTGGCATCAATGCAATCAACAAAACCAAGTTTGTTATAGATGTCGGTTATGAAAGGTTCCTTGGacctgaaattttctttcatcctgAG tttGCTAATCCTGACTTTATGGAATCCATTTCGGATGTAGTTGATGAAGTTATACAGAACTGTCCTATTGATGTTCGACGTCCATTATATAAG AATGTGGTCCTCTCGGGAGGATCCACGATGTTCAGGGACTTTGGACGACGACTGCAAAGGGATTTGAAAAGAGTAGTGGACGCGAGATTGCGGCTTAGCGAAGAGCTCAGTGGTGGTCGGATAAAA CCCAAACCAGTTGAAGTTCAAGTGATAACACATCACATGCAGCGTTATGCAGTTTGGTTCGGTGGTTCCATGCTGGCTTCAACA CCAGAGTTTTTCCAAGTATGTCACACCAAGAAAGACTATGAAGAGTATGGCCCTAGTATTTGTCGTCATAATCCTGTTTTTGGAGTCATGTCATAA